The proteins below come from a single Amphiura filiformis chromosome 15, Afil_fr2py, whole genome shotgun sequence genomic window:
- the LOC140170799 gene encoding nucleotide-binding oligomerization domain-containing protein 2-like, with the protein MKEFLADEFQGIAACEDEVLKQLKEEREENKRREIAFGEMIEEKVKPIKRSQTDSCGESDLKGCRDALVDYYTRTYGKIKKYPWSSSYSEMIPLGEVFTNISMLIEKPGLCQSAKEPLQAYEEMFTRRSNENKPFTRMILKGRPGCGKTTVVEKIAYDWAVSNLNPEQMDENRKPNKNTATGAHQSPWDFIDLLFLLKIRWIDKDAELVDVIFAHELLPEDSNFSPESLLQIIKANEHRVCIIIDGYDESRINYMSEDQSGSLSKLLKNLV; encoded by the exons ATGAAGGAATTCTTAGCAGATGAATTTCAAGGAATTGCTGCTTGCGAAGATGAAGTCCTTAAACAGCTTaaagaagaaagagaagagaataAACGGAGAGAAATTGCTTTCGGAGAAATGATAGAAGAGAAAGTTAAACCAATAAAAA GGAGCCAAACAGACTCCTGCGGAGAAAGTGATCTCAAAGGTTGCCGAGATGCATTGGTAGATTACTATACCAGAACGTAcggtaaaataaagaaatatccgTGGAGCTCTTCGTACTCTGAAATGATTCCACTAGGCGAAGTTTTTACAAATATTTCTATGCTTATAGAAAAACCCGGACTTTGTCAATCGGCAAAAGAACCTTTGCAGGCATACGAAGAAATGTTTACCAGACGGTCGAACGAAAATAAACCATTTACAAGAATGATTCTTAAAGGGAGACCTGGATGTGGGAAAACCACAGTAGTGGAGAAAATTGCATATGATTGGGCTGTTTCAAATTTAAACCCTGAACAGATGGATGAAAATCGTAAACCAAATAAAAACACGGCTACAGGGGCACATCAATCTCCGTGGGACTTCATTGATTTGCTCTTTTTGCTCAAGATTCGATGGATTGACAAGGATGCAGAACTTGTGGATGTCATATTTGCTCATGAACTCCTTCCGGAAGACTCAAACTTCTCACCCGAATCTCTACTTCAAATCATAAAGGCAAATGAACATCGTGTTTGTATCATTATCGATGGATATGATGAAAGTCGAATAAATTATATGAGTGAAGATCAATCTGGTTCTTTATCAAAACTACTTAAAAATTTAGTTTGA